Part of the Deltaproteobacteria bacterium genome, AAAGGATCTGGTTCAGGTTTATCTCGGGGTAATCCAAAACAGAAACATAGAAATAGATGGGTTCCGCTGGCCCATCGATACCCTGATCATCGCCACCAGCAACAATGCCGAGTTCAACCGCTTCCTGGCCGAAAAAGAAGAGGCCCCCATCGTGGATCGATGCCGCATCTGCTATGTGGCCCACAATACCAACTACCGTATGCAGGAACAATTGACCGCCTATGCCGTCGGCAGTGAATCCAAGACCACCCTGACCAAGGAAAAATTACACCAGGACCCTAATTTGAATTATGCGGCCTCTATTGCGGCCGTTTTGACCCGGCTGCCCAGGACGGAGAAACTGACCCCCATAGAGATGATGAAGCTGGGGGCCGGAGAAGTGGCCGGGGAGAAAAGCATCAAGACCCTGGCCGAGGTCATTGACACCCTTAATCATGAACCGGACATCACCAAACGATTCGGTCAAAAAGGACTGGGGCAGCGGGACCTGGGGAGGGCCCTCCAATTGTTGATGGAGACCTCCGAGACTAACGAAGGTCAATGTATGTTTGCCGAGGACATTTTTAAGGCCTTCGAGCGGGTCATCCTGGATTATGTAACCGAGGCCAATGAAAGAAAAAAATATTTTGAAGACATCAAGACGGCCCGAGGTCTATACCGGGAACGGATCATGACCGAGATGTTCAATGCCTATATGGACGAACCCCATGCCATAAAAAAAGATGTCATGAATTATGTCAACATGATTATCGGGATCGATGCCGAAAACCTGGGTCCTGATAAGATGTGGAAATATAAGGATCCCCAGACCGCCCAATTAAAGGCCCTCAAGATCGATGAGCGATATATCCAGAGTGTTGAGGAGAGGTTGGGTCTGAAGACCCATGAACAGCGGGAATCCTTCAGGACTTCCATAAGAAAGATTTACGGCCAAAAGCTGTCAATCGATCCCGGTTATGATTTTATGGACAATATCGAACTGGTCAAGGCCGTCACGGATGTGAGACTCAAGTCCGATATCGCCGGGGCCGGGAGTCTCATCGGGGCCTTGGCCAACCGGACCAACGATGAGAACCAGAAGCTTTATGACCGCATGACGCAAACCATGTTGACCCAGTTGAGATATTGTAAAACCTGCGCCCAGAAGACTATCGAGTATTTTTGTACCCGGAATGATGAAAACTGACAAAGAGTTAGAGAATCCAGAATCCAGGAGTCAGAATCCAGAAGGGGAATCTCGCCACATCATGCCTGGCGACTTGGATCCTGAACCGCGGATTAAACAGTGGAAAGACGATTTGGGAAAAGCCTTCCGGAATACCCTTTATGAACAGGACGACCTGACCCATCTTCAAGCCCTCACCGCACCAAGGGGACACTATCTTCAAAATCTGAAATCGATTGATGAGCTGTTGGAAAGAGACCTTCAACGGGAAAAGGACGGGTTTCCCCGGAAGATCCGGATCGGCCGGTTGATCAAGGTCGGGAAAGGGGGAAAGGAGAAAATCGTCGTGGTTCCCACAACCGTGGAGGAGAAATTGATCCACGACCTGAAGGCGGATTCTTCAAAAACTGAAGATCAGTCCGGCGGGTCAGGGGAGGGTAATGACGGCCAGGTGATCGGAGAGGAACCGGTCCACGGAACGGAAGGCTCAGGAACCGGAGGGGCCGGCCAGGGCGAGAGCGGGGAGCATGAGATCGAGTCCAGCGCCTTTGATTTAGGGAGGATCTTAACCGAAAAATTCAACCTGCCCAATCTGACCGAAAAGGGGAAAAAACGTTCCTTAAAAAAATTTACTTATGAACTCACCGACCGGAATAAGGGGTTTGGCCAGGTCCTGGATAAAAAGGCTACCTTAAGGAAGATTATCGAGACCAACATCAACCTAAACACCATTCCGGATGTTGCCCAGATCGATCCGGCCCGTCTCCTGGTCTCTCCGCAGGACAGCGTTTACCGGATCCTTTCCAAGGAACAGGATTTTGAATCCCAGGCCATGGTTTTTTTCGTCCGGGATTATTCCGGTTCCATGTCCGGCAAACCGACCGAGGTGGTGGTGACCCAACACGTCTTGATCTATAGCTGGCTCCTGTACCAGTACGATCGACAAGTGGAGACCCGCTTTATCCTCCACGATACCGAGGCCAAGGAGGTCCCGGACTTCAACAGTTATTCCAGTTTGTCGGTGGCCGGCGGGACCAAGGTGGTCTCGGCTTATCGCCTGGTCAATGAAATCGTGGAAAGAGAAAATTTGTCCAGGGATTATAATATTTATGTCTTTCACGGCACCGATGGGGATGATTGGGACACCACCGGGAAGGAAACCATTCCGGAACTCCGCAAGATGGCCCTCTATAGCAGCCGGGTGGGTATCACCGTGGCCAATCGAGGAGGATCGGCCCTGGAGAAGACAATCAAGGATTCTCGAGTCCTGGAAGAATATATGAAGCAATTACGGCTGGTGGTTATAGAAGAAGAGGCCGAGGAATCCCGTCTGATTGAAGGCATCAAGCAACTGATATCTTGAACTCTATTTTCGAACTAAATGGAACTCATCAATCAACATACCAAGCGCATCATGGAAGGCTGTAAAGACCGGGCCAAAGAGGCCGGGCTTCAGTTCCAGGACGAAACCCTGGAATATATCGTCACCAACAAAGACCTTCTGGAACTGATGCCTAAAAACATGATCCCCACCCTGTATGATTACTGGGTCCATGAGGTGGAGGTGCTCAAAGAAAAAGGGAAGTACGAGCTGTATCCTTATAATCCCTATGAAACCGTTATCAATACCCGTCCGGCCATGTCGTTTTATAATGACAACAACCCGGACTGGTTGAATGTGATGATCTTTTATCATGTCCTGGCCCATATCGATTTTTTTCAGAACAACCTGTTTTTTAAACATACCTGGCAGGAAGATTTTGCCGGACAAGCCCTTTCCGATAAACGCTCCATTGCCTTGCTGCGCTCGGAAAAGGGACGTTTCGTGGACTATGTCATCGAGTTCACCCGGGGGATCGACAATCTGGTCGGCTTTTATAATGAACTCTCAGACCTTAACCGACCGGCAGGGAACAAGAGCGCCGGCAAGCTGGATTTCTACTTCGATCTGTTCTTGCAGACCATCGTCCGGGTTCCTTTCCATGAATATCTCAAGGAAGTGGACCGTTATAATGAAACCACCGGCCGGTTCGGTTCCATGGCCGAATCGATTTTTTTT contains:
- a CDS encoding serine protein kinase PrkA, with translation METNSPRTLGFHLQQVKEGKRRYENAFQTVARMILENNELIEKVVVNGKSTYNFKIFRLGNKHVIGMYDEINSFVSCIKDAAEGGSSREMAFVLVGEPGNGKTFLVDTLCSLYRNFLAQEENRRYTFNFKNLEKLGTYGRITQIQSQTFEDPMILAMNLFPSRKENMTYLTREAGFSDQEVESLFETFRPLGACSDYIMNDIRNALNGNIEELKDFFEVVPVPLSESLGTITGKYSAKDKITSSAVDLLGEESIQRLLHLTDPNNPYRFDLRRGALARVAGGGIHFSDEIFKNKKDLVQVYLGVIQNRNIEIDGFRWPIDTLIIATSNNAEFNRFLAEKEEAPIVDRCRICYVAHNTNYRMQEQLTAYAVGSESKTTLTKEKLHQDPNLNYAASIAAVLTRLPRTEKLTPIEMMKLGAGEVAGEKSIKTLAEVIDTLNHEPDITKRFGQKGLGQRDLGRALQLLMETSETNEGQCMFAEDIFKAFERVILDYVTEANERKKYFEDIKTARGLYRERIMTEMFNAYMDEPHAIKKDVMNYVNMIIGIDAENLGPDKMWKYKDPQTAQLKALKIDERYIQSVEERLGLKTHEQRESFRTSIRKIYGQKLSIDPGYDFMDNIELVKAVTDVRLKSDIAGAGSLIGALANRTNDENQKLYDRMTQTMLTQLRYCKTCAQKTIEYFCTRNDEN
- a CDS encoding DUF444 family protein, with the protein product MPGDLDPEPRIKQWKDDLGKAFRNTLYEQDDLTHLQALTAPRGHYLQNLKSIDELLERDLQREKDGFPRKIRIGRLIKVGKGGKEKIVVVPTTVEEKLIHDLKADSSKTEDQSGGSGEGNDGQVIGEEPVHGTEGSGTGGAGQGESGEHEIESSAFDLGRILTEKFNLPNLTEKGKKRSLKKFTYELTDRNKGFGQVLDKKATLRKIIETNINLNTIPDVAQIDPARLLVSPQDSVYRILSKEQDFESQAMVFFVRDYSGSMSGKPTEVVVTQHVLIYSWLLYQYDRQVETRFILHDTEAKEVPDFNSYSSLSVAGGTKVVSAYRLVNEIVERENLSRDYNIYVFHGTDGDDWDTTGKETIPELRKMALYSSRVGITVANRGGSALEKTIKDSRVLEEYMKQLRLVVIEEEAEESRLIEGIKQLIS